In Silurus meridionalis isolate SWU-2019-XX chromosome 11, ASM1480568v1, whole genome shotgun sequence, the sequence agaaaaaggggcACAATTAGGCTGATTTAGTAACACAATACTATAAACCACTTTTTACAACCTAATTCAAATGTGATCAGTAaacttatttgttttttttacctcagctgGGCCATTCTGTCTAGTCCTTCTCGACTGAGTCGTTCCCGGGACAAAAGGTTGCTGAGCTGGTGTTCCTGACTGTCAGCCATTCGCAGATGTTTACTGAGTTCCCCTCTTGTCTGTACCTCTGTCTCCTCTAGGCTAAAGGTGATGCCTGTTGATGGGTAAACTTGACCACTGTGACCATACACTCCATAAAATGGTGCCACACCTGGATTTGGGAACATCCCATTAGAGCCAGTTAACTGATATGGGAGCTGGTATGTATAGGTGTAAAATTGAGTTGTATTTGGACTGTTGGTTGGTAAAGGGTAGCGATAAGGGTTGTCGGAATTCTGATATTTGTAGTAGCCCATGGTGGCAGCATGATGGCTTTGACAGTCCTCCCCCTGGTGCACAGAAGGGCTCCCAGCAGCTTCATCATCAGTGTCCAGAAAATGCAGTGGCCCATATCCACCTTGATGCTGCAAATACAGTGGCTGTCTAAGTAATGATTGCTGTGATTGCTGACTGCCTGACAGAGCTGGTTTTTTATCAGGGTTATTGGGGTCCCACAGCCGCCTGGTGCTTCCACCACgacttcctcttcctctactTAGACCTGTACTGCTTCTTGTCCCACACATAAGCCGAGGTCCAGGTTCTGagaatgtgtttatttcagTGTTCGTTGGGAGTACCAAAATGCCTCTGCCTCTGCCTCTACGGTTTTGAGTTTTGCACTTGATATGGTCCTCCTTGGTTCCTGAGGCTGTGCAAGACTGTCTGTTCAAAGAAACTCTCAAGACTCCTCCTTGACCAGCAGTCAAAACTTCACTCAATCCTCTGGTATTTCCTTTTAATATTCTACTGTCATCAGAGAACATATCTTTAGCTTTAAGTCCACTTCTTCTAACTTGCTCCATTCCCTCATTCTCATCAAAGGAATCTGTGGATGACATTTCTTTAGCTGTCCTTCTTCTTTGTCTGGGCTCATCTGATGTGGCCTGGCACAGCTCCTCAATCATTCTTTCATGAGACTTATGTATGGGCCCTCTTACTCCTAACCCACTTTCTGCTTTAGTCCTGTATGTTTCATCTACTGGCTCATTGACGCTGATACCACTGCTGGATGAACTTGAGCTATAGGTCCGGTTACGAGGCCGTCTGATAGTTGATTTTGAATAGCGTTTTGAAGAACAATTAACTTTGCTATGTTGTGTTCCTTGAGCTTTTCTGAGCCTCTCGCTTTCACTCTCGATTTGCTGACTGCCTCCgtgttttgcttttttcacGTTTGTTTGTTGGCTATAATCTTTTCCTTTTGCACACCACTGAAATATTTCTTGTACCACTGGGTCACTGTTTTTCTCTAGCTGGTGTGTCAGTAAAAATTTTTCGAAtccctccttcctcttttctgaAGCTTGATTAGACCCTCTTTCCCTGGCTCCTCTGGACCATTGTTTTTccatttccttcttcttctccttcacttCACCTGTTCCTCTCACTCCTCTTCCTGTTCTGTTCTTCAAGCCCTCACCActtaactttatttttgtattcgTATTTTCAcccttattttgtttatttacagctgTGGGGCTCTTAATGTCAAGTTCCTTAATTTTATCAGTTATATTTTCAGCAATGGGCAGATCAATGTTTGCAGAAGAAAGGTCTAATCTTGTTTCATTTCCTAGTTTCTTCCAGCCTTCCTTTATTTccctcccttttcttttttcctctttcagaGGTACATTCTCACATAAATCAACCTGGCCTCTCAACTCATTACTTCCAGTATCCTTTGCTTTGAACACATCTTGTGATACCTGCTCTAATACCTTGGTTGGGCCATAGTCTCTACAACCCTGAACCCGTCGCCCGCATGGCCGGTATATCTCACGATCAGGTTTGCGCATTTTCCGTTGTTTTTGAGAATCAGTTCCAGTGCttgattcattatttttaacagtGTTTCTCCTTCCATGTTGATTAATTAAAGTTGTGCTACTATCATTACAATATAAATTGCTCAGTTCAGACTGGCTACCACTGCTACTTAATTTCAAGCCTAAACCTGATAGAGAGCTGGCAGGCATTTCAATGGCTGAATCTGGCACAGACTCCTGTAAAGTGTATGCAAACTCAGTGAAAATTTTTAATACGTCTTCTTCATGTTGATCCTTGCATCTGCTTGTCTGAGCTGTGCCTGGATTGTACCTCAGGAGGTCTGGCCTTTTCCCCTCTCGATGACTTTGTTTTTTACTCATCTTTTGCACTTCTGTGAAACAagagatatgtttttttttaaaaaagtaattactTACTACTTATTACTTACTACTTATTACTTACTACTAttactgttttttaaaaaggtgtTGGTAATGTATAATGGGCTTTTTAATTTCACTCATTCAGTTCACTGTTTAAGCATTAAGCTCTAGTTAGTAACGTGGGATGAGAAACTAAATGCATATTCTATCTTGCAGCCAGTATACCCGATTAATAATACCATAGCAAAATACGTAAAGAAAATTCAAAAACGTGTTCAGATTACTTGAAAACTAACTTTATAGCACCATTATTAATACATCAAAGTAATCAAAATGTATGAACGtttgttaaacaataaaagAGGCAGTCCACTTGCTGACCGTTTTAAGTTCTGTCTACTTTTATACTGGTGGCACTAGTTAGCAAACGACAATCTTTCTTTCTAATTCCTGCAAGTTCATATTGTGTCTGCTGCATCGCGCTTGGTTGCTGGGAACTTGAAACAAACATGTGTGCCAACagctattttgttttattgtaataaaaatctcACCTATACAACAAAACATCTACTAACGTTATCCACTATAAGGCAACACGCTACCGGAAACCTAATAACAGGCAAGTTCTTCAACTAGCAAACGCTAGCATGATGGCTTAGCTTTAGCGCCAAGAAACTGACGCAATGAGGCTTCGTTTGACAAATTCCGACTAAATGTTGTTAGCAGTATTCCACAAGTATATCTAATAAGACTTAATAACCTTTCAGGTCGTCGTTAGACGTAACAATACTCGACGCCTCTGCCCGTAGCTCAGCCTCAGAAATTCGTACTCTGTCCAGCTCGTCCGCCATTTTGGTGACcaccaaacacaaacattacGGCGTGCTGTCAGGGTCAAACCTTAACGCGCGCGTGGTTGATAAAGttggaaagaaaggaaaaacacacaacagggaAAAGAACAGTaaacttttataatattttaggaTATGTTAACCATATTGATCATTGTACATACATTTTGTAAGATGCTATGGCAACACAACAGCTTCTTATGGTCTGTTACCTTCATAGAGTCTGAATTTGTGTACAAGGCATAAGGGTCAATGAAGAGTACCATATTTTAAGAGCATTTTTAATCAGCTCTTctgtcttttaaaataaatatacattttttaaaatgtaaaataaaactacaagTGACTTTATCCAAAGTATTTGTGTTTATGTCAtctttgtgtgattttttcAGTAGCACCTCCACACAGCCTGGTAGAATACAggatacagtatctcacaaaagtgagtacacccctcacatttcagcaaacattatagtatatcttctcaagtaACAGTACTATAGaaatttaaacttaaatattttttagcgTTGTCAATGTGCAACTTATAAAGCTGTATAGATTTAccgtcctctgaaaataactcgcTGTAGCTGTAtgtcgtgtaaccatgcaaagccagatgtcctattcatcatgtccatgtttttgtctgcttgacaagaCCATACAAATTAGATGGAtctctctgaggatttaagaaatTAGAACTGTTGCTAACACAAAGATGGCGAGGCTATAAGAATATTGGTGacaccctaaaactgagttacagtttagtggccagggtcatacagggGTTTCCTAAGACAGATTCCACACAGAACAGGCCTCAAAAGGGTTGATCAAAGTTGAGTTCCTGTGCTGtctgtcaggtgcagaagctggcttaaaaaaCAGACGAATGAGTGCTGCCCCTAGAGGTTGTAGAATTGGTAgaatcaatctctctctctctctctctctctctctctctctgtctctgtctctgtgtctgtgtctgtgtctgtgtctgtgtctgtgtcaaATTAAACgagctcctgaggttccagtgacccctcttccctccttggatcttcccacttcatcctggcctgcctctgaatagtgttctctttgatttgaggccactctgtgcagctggggatggtttctcatcaacgccctggggtttcatgaaattccggagtaagaacgggagctttgagggtggatttggactgaagttaatgtcaacagtctgctacactgactcaggactacaattTGCTTCGGATccccatcactgcaccccgcaacattgtttatctgtaataactGGACATTAGGTGCAACccggatgaggatgggttccctcttgagtctggttcttctcaaggtttattCCTTATatcatctcggggagtttttcgttgccaccggctcgctcatcagggacaaacatagacttttaaagaacatctttatttttataacatatttatttttatcacctaattatctttgtaaagctgctttgagacaatggtctttgttaaaagtgctaaacaaataaaaatttgaattgaattgaattgaaaggtCAGACCATACGTCGCACACTGGATTCACTTAGGATTCTTCTTAAGATGGCGCTCAAGAAAGCTcgtaaacagtttgctgaagacaacctgtcaaagagcatgaattactggaaccatgtcctgtggtctgatgagaataAGATAAAGTTGTTTGGCtaagatggtgtccagcatgtatggcgacgccctggtgaggagtaccaagaaaatatTGTATTGCTTAcaatcaagcatggtggtggaagcatcatggtctggggctgcatgagtgctgctagtACGGTGGAGCTGCGGATAATttagggaaacatggattccaacatgtactgtgacattttgaagcTGAACTTTATGCtgtcccttcagaaactgggctgaatgATAGTTTTCCAAtgtaataacgaccccaaacaccctgccaagatgacaactacCTTGCTGATGAAGctgaagatgaaggtgatggagtggtcaagtatgtctccagacctgaaccctattgtgCACCtatggggcatcctcaagcagaaggtgcagaattgccatgtgtctaacatcaaACAGCTCATTGATGTCATTATTGAGGAGTGgaaaaggatcccagcaacaacctgtgcagctctagTAAATTCCATGAGCTCACACAATATATTGAccctttggacacagttttgacatgttcacttaggatgtagtcacttttgttgccagccaTTTAGACAAAAATGGAGGACAGTacatctatactgctatacaagatgcattgactattttaaaatatatccaagtttaatttctatgaTATTTTATAGCAGTactgttaatattaaaatggttgctgaaatgtgactCATTTTAGTGAGATACTTTATATAATGGTAATAATTAACTGCaaagaaaattattaatatacatatgAGCAattatagtagactgttgatgTTAAATACAGTCTGAATCcattctcaaagttcttgagttgctcagtggcttcatggatctttaggctgtagatgtggaaccattcccagctgcacagagtagTCTCCAATTAAGAAGAACTCCATCCAAAAGATGTTGGGATGAACCATAGAACCAAATAGaaaagagacaggaagagagaatATAAAGATGGTTAAGCAGTGTCtttgtttacatgtttaacGACACAATATAGTGTGATAAGGGTGTAAGTTGGGACTTCATAGAGGAAAGATCTATGACCTACTGACAAATTGCTTAACTAAATATATGTGTTTTTAGTCTAGacctgctcctttacctaagaaaaatccaCTGTTAAAAGACTTGACAAAATGTCTTGTCTGAGTCCctaacactaattggaaggctgttccataactgtcaggctttgtaagagaaagcTC encodes:
- the smg6 gene encoding telomerase-binding protein EST1A isoform X2, which encodes MADELDRVRISEAELRAEASSIVTSNDDLKEVQKMSKKQSHREGKRPDLLRYNPGTAQTSRCKDQHEEDVLKIFTEFAYTLQESVPDSAIEMPASSLSGLGLKLSSSGSQSELSNLYCNDSSTTLINQHGRRNTVKNNESSTGTDSQKQRKMRKPDREIYRPCGRRVQGCRDYGPTKVLEQVSQDVFKAKDTGSNELRGQVDLCENVPLKEEKRKGREIKEGWKKLGNETRLDLSSANIDLPIAENITDKIKELDIKSPTAVNKQNKGENTNTKIKLSGEGLKNRTGRGVRGTGEVKEKKKEMEKQWSRGARERGSNQASEKRKEGFEKFLLTHQLEKNSDPVVQEIFQWCAKGKDYSQQTNVKKAKHGGSQQIESESERLRKAQGTQHSKVNCSSKRYSKSTIRRPRNRTYSSSSSSSGISVNEPVDETYRTKAESGLGVRGPIHKSHERMIEELCQATSDEPRQRRRTAKEMSSTDSFDENEGMEQVRRSGLKAKDMFSDDSRILKGNTRGLSEVLTAGQGGVLRVSLNRQSCTASGTKEDHIKCKTQNRRGRGRGILVLPTNTEINTFSEPGPRLMCGTRSSTGLSRGRGSRGGSTRRLWDPNNPDKKPALSGSQQSQQSLLRQPLYLQHQGGYGPLHFLDTDDEAAGSPSVHQGEDCQSHHAATMGYYKYQNSDNPYRYPLPTNSPNTTQFYTYTYQLPYQLTGSNGMFPNPGVAPFYGVYGHSGQVYPSTGITFSLEETEVQTRGELSKHLRMADSQEHQLSNLLSRERLSREGLDRMAQLRAELLTLYENIILTDIEFSDTLNVDQLLWKNVFYQVIERFRQLLKNHDSDTTPQIRAMLLSILEEGEMFFDSLLLKLQTVFNFKLEDYMDGMAIRAKPLRKTVKYALISAQRCMICQGDVARYREQANDSANYGKARSWYLKAQQIAPKNGRPYNQLAVLAVYTKRKLDAVYYYMRSLAASNPILTAKESLMSLFEEVKRKVEQIEHRLKEDVESGTHGPRGHGTVWSQDATRVEIWLHPSVRSTIVSRVEGSESGRYSEQDGGLWELNASDLNKRFVLSFLHTHGKLFTKVGMESFPFVATRLLEEFKALLQHSPSPLGNTRMLQIITINMFTIHYAQTRVSRPSVLVFLNKIKDRERDVQYWKTSLLLWVWPCLGYWCSVALNFLKKHLQSLFHWRRLMMNWSPWCECPLFQPTCENSCPALKYGLIGCWATQSNGTLHHAILMAVLMCGSALQNFVIPWHLYIMVRFHSSRQMLMERVMSCGCWCWRRTGCWLGLSPCWLLHKSHAILSPSRILPWQLTVRE